In Chaetodon trifascialis isolate fChaTrf1 chromosome 4, fChaTrf1.hap1, whole genome shotgun sequence, one DNA window encodes the following:
- the edem3 gene encoding ER degradation-enhancing alpha-mannosidase-like protein 3 isoform X1 produces the protein MYIAPTTTMPAVLFLLMLLEVLCSHGQAMLREEKHRLRNQVVEMFDHAYQNYMDHAYPADELMPLTCRGRVRGLEPSRGDIDDALGKFSLTLIDTLDTLVLLNKTTEFEAAVRRVLSDVRLDNDIVVSVFETNIRVLGGLLGGHSMAVMLKEGGQHMQWYQAELLHMAKDLGLRLLPAFNTSSGLPYPRVNLKYGVRGPETRTGTETDTCTACAGTIILEFAALSRFTGDPVFEDHARRAMDFLWEKRQRNSNLVGTTINIHSGEWVRRDSGVGAGIDSYYEYLLKAYILLGDDLFLQRFNIHYASIMKYISQPPLLLDVHIHKPLLPARTWMDSLLAFFPGLQVLKGDIRPAIETHEMLYQVTKKHNFLPEAFTTDFRVHWAQHPLRPEFAESTYFLYKATGDPYYLEAGRTILDNLNRFARVPCGFAAMKDVRTGSHEDRMDSFFLAEMFKYLFLLFADAEDLPFDVEDYVFTTEAHLLPLSLSTAPHSSSIPTNRTSEEELDDSNFDWTCPNTRLLFPDPAFPRNLREPIRSAVDKSCPRPAPYREPGMGHPPLRAQDFMANNPEHLELLRRMGVSLIHLKDGRVQLVQHATQAVSAVAAEDGVRFMQEMMELSSQQQKEQLPPRAIQIVSHPFFGRVVLTAGPAQFGTDLSKSSTGVRGFVTVAEPYSGCSEITNAEYVQGHIALLQRGQCMFAEKARHIQKAGAIGGIVIDDNEGSSSDTAPLFQMAGDGRSTDDITLPVLFLFHKEGNILLEALKEYREVEVLLSDKARDRAAIFKGKPLPGSLIEASVDGQEAEEDCKTEATTPTSFEPVGQSQMSTVELDELAPEEVTPVTPSQEEASPVEEGTSPAEEVRPLEEEASPADVAQPKEEKDSEKREEPEGDTDSSSQSVDELLADWREDLEAFQQMEKDEL, from the exons GCATATCAGAATTATATG GACCACGCATACCCAGCAGATGAGCTGATGCCGCTAACATGCAGAGGAAGAGTACGTGGGCTTGAACCCAGTCGAGGTGACATCGACGACGCCCTGGGAAA GTTCTCTCTGACCCTCATAGACACCCTGGATACTCTGGTG CTTTTGAATAAGACGACAGAGTTCGAGGCTGCAGTGAGGAGAGTGCTGTCAGATGTAAGGCTGGACAATGACATTGTGGTGTCCGTCTTTGAAACCAACATTCGAGTCCTTGG aggtcTCCTGGGAGGGCATTCAATGGCTGTGATGCTAAAGGAGGGAGGTCAACACATGCAGTGGTACCAGGCTGAGCTCCTGCACATGGCCAAAGACCTGGGCCTCCGACTGCTGCCAGCCTTCAACACCAGCAGCGGCCTGCCTTATCCCCGG GTGAACTTGAAATACGGCGTCAGGGGTCCTGAGACGAGAACAGGCACGGAAACGGACACCTGTACTGCGTGCGCTGGAACCATCATCCTGGAGTTCGCTGCCTTAAGTCGCTTCACTGGAGATCCTGTGTTTGAG gaccaTGCCCGGCGAGCCATGGACTTTCTGtgggagaagagacagagaaacagcaaTCTGGTTGGAACCACCATCAACATCCACTCTGGAGAGTGGGTTCGCAGGG ACAGCGGAGTCGGAGCGGGAATTGACTCATACTATGAATACCTGCTAAAGGCTTACATCCTCTTGGGAGATGACCTGTTTCTGCAGCGGTTCAATATT CACTATGCATCTATAATGAAATACATTAGccagcctcctctcctgttgGACGTCCACATCCACAAACCTCTGCTTCCCGCTCGCACCTGGATGGACTCTCTGCTGGCCTTCTTCCCCGGACTGCAG GTGTTGAAGGGAGATATCCGTCCTGCCATCGAGACTCATGAGATGTTGTATCAAGttacaaagaaacacaacttCCTCCCAGAG GCCTTCACTACTGATTTCAGGGTACACTGGGCCCAACATCCCCTGAGGCCTGAGTTTGCAGAGAGCACCTATTTCCTTTACAAG GCCACAGGAGACCCTTATTACCTGGAGGCAGGTCGCACCATCCTGGACAACCTCAACCGCTTTGCTCGTGTCCCCTGCGGCTTCGCTGCAATGAAGGACGTACGCACCGGGAGCCACGAGGACAG aATGGACTCGTTCTTTCTCGCTGAGATGTTCAAATACCTGTTCCTGCTGTTCGCCGATGCCGAGGACTTACCGTTTGATGTGGAAGACTACGTCTTCACCACCGAGGCACACCTGCTGCCCCTGTCCCTTTCCACAGCCCCCCACTCTTCATCTATTCCCACAAATAGAACG tcagaggaggagctggacgACTCTAACTTCGACTGGACGTGTCCCAACACGCGCCTCCTGTTTCCTGACCCCGCCTTCCCTCGTAACCTGAGAGAACCAATCCGTAGTGCTGTGGACAAGAGCTGCCCCCGCCCTGCTCCTTACAG GGAGCCCGGTATGGGCCATCCTCCTCTCAGGGCTCAGGACTTCATGGCAAACAACCCTGAACAtctggagctgctgaggaggatGGGAGTCAGTCTCATCCACCTGAAAGACGGCAGGGTGCAGCTGGTTCAGCATGCTACACAG GCGGTCAGTGCGGTGGCAGCAGAGGACGGCGTGCGTTTCATGCAGGAGATGATGGAGCtgtccagccagcagcagaaagagcagCTGCCTCCCAGAGCCATTCAGATCGTCTCACATCCATTCTTTGGCAGGGTGGTGCTGACCGCCGGACCAGCACAGTTTGGCACAGACCTGTCCAAAAGTTCCACAGGG GTACGAGGCTTTGTGACTGTGGCCGAACCCTACAGTGGCTGCTCTGAGATCACCAATGCTGAGTATGTCCAGGGCCACATCGCTCTGCTTCAGAGGGGACAGTGCATGTTTGCAGAGAAGGCCAGACACATCCAGAAGGCTGGCGCCATTGGAGGCATAGTCATCG ACGACAACgagggcagcagcagcgacACGGCCCCTCTGTTTCAGATGGCGGGGGACGGCCGCAGCACTGACGACATCACCCTgcctgtcctcttcctcttccacaaGGAGGGCAACATCCTGTTGGAGGCGTTGAAGGAGTacagggaggtggaggtgctGCTGAGCGACAAAGCCAGAGACAGAG CAGCCATATTCAAAGGTAAACCTCTTCCTGGCAGCCTGATTGAGGCCA GTGTGGACGGgcaagaagcagaggaagactGCAAAACCGAGGCAACAACTCCCACCTCCTTTGAACCTGTTGGCCAATCGCAAATGAGCACGGTGGAGCTAGACGAATTGGCTCCCGAGGAGGTTACTCCAGTTACTCCATCACAGGAGGAAGCCAGTCCTGTAGAGGAAGGCACTAGTCCTGCAGAGGAAGTGAGGCCACTGGAAGAGGAAGCGTCTCCTGCAGATGTTGCACAGcccaaagaggagaaagactctgagaagagagaggagcccGAGGGCGACACAGACTCGAGCAGCCAGTCAGTGGATGAACTGCTGGCTGATTGGCGGGAAGACTTGGAGGCGTTCCAGCAGATGGAGAAGGATGAGCTCTGA
- the edem3 gene encoding ER degradation-enhancing alpha-mannosidase-like protein 3 isoform X2, whose product MYIAPTTTMPAVLFLLMLLEVLCSHGQAMLREEKHRLRNQVVEMFDHAYQNYMDHAYPADELMPLTCRGRVRGLEPSRGDIDDALGKFSLTLIDTLDTLVLLNKTTEFEAAVRRVLSDVRLDNDIVVSVFETNIRVLGGLLGGHSMAVMLKEGGQHMQWYQAELLHMAKDLGLRLLPAFNTSSGLPYPRVNLKYGVRGPETRTGTETDTCTACAGTIILEFAALSRFTGDPVFEDHARRAMDFLWEKRQRNSNLVGTTINIHSGEWVRRDSGVGAGIDSYYEYLLKAYILLGDDLFLQRFNIHYASIMKYISQPPLLLDVHIHKPLLPARTWMDSLLAFFPGLQVLKGDIRPAIETHEMLYQVTKKHNFLPEAFTTDFRVHWAQHPLRPEFAESTYFLYKATGDPYYLEAGRTILDNLNRFARVPCGFAAMKDVRTGSHEDRMDSFFLAEMFKYLFLLFADAEDLPFDVEDYVFTTEAHLLPLSLSTAPHSSSIPTNRTSEEELDDSNFDWTCPNTRLLFPDPAFPRNLREPIRSAVDKSCPRPAPYREPGMGHPPLRAQDFMANNPEHLELLRRMGVSLIHLKDGRVQLVQHATQAVSAVAAEDGVRFMQEMMELSSQQQKEQLPPRAIQIVSHPFFGRVVLTAGPAQFGTDLSKSSTGVRGFVTVAEPYSGCSEITNAEYVQGHIALLQRGQCMFAEKARHIQKAGAIGGIVIDDNEGSSSDTAPLFQMAGDGRSTDDITLPVLFLFHKEGNILLEALKEYREVEVLLSDKARDRGVDGQEAEEDCKTEATTPTSFEPVGQSQMSTVELDELAPEEVTPVTPSQEEASPVEEGTSPAEEVRPLEEEASPADVAQPKEEKDSEKREEPEGDTDSSSQSVDELLADWREDLEAFQQMEKDEL is encoded by the exons GCATATCAGAATTATATG GACCACGCATACCCAGCAGATGAGCTGATGCCGCTAACATGCAGAGGAAGAGTACGTGGGCTTGAACCCAGTCGAGGTGACATCGACGACGCCCTGGGAAA GTTCTCTCTGACCCTCATAGACACCCTGGATACTCTGGTG CTTTTGAATAAGACGACAGAGTTCGAGGCTGCAGTGAGGAGAGTGCTGTCAGATGTAAGGCTGGACAATGACATTGTGGTGTCCGTCTTTGAAACCAACATTCGAGTCCTTGG aggtcTCCTGGGAGGGCATTCAATGGCTGTGATGCTAAAGGAGGGAGGTCAACACATGCAGTGGTACCAGGCTGAGCTCCTGCACATGGCCAAAGACCTGGGCCTCCGACTGCTGCCAGCCTTCAACACCAGCAGCGGCCTGCCTTATCCCCGG GTGAACTTGAAATACGGCGTCAGGGGTCCTGAGACGAGAACAGGCACGGAAACGGACACCTGTACTGCGTGCGCTGGAACCATCATCCTGGAGTTCGCTGCCTTAAGTCGCTTCACTGGAGATCCTGTGTTTGAG gaccaTGCCCGGCGAGCCATGGACTTTCTGtgggagaagagacagagaaacagcaaTCTGGTTGGAACCACCATCAACATCCACTCTGGAGAGTGGGTTCGCAGGG ACAGCGGAGTCGGAGCGGGAATTGACTCATACTATGAATACCTGCTAAAGGCTTACATCCTCTTGGGAGATGACCTGTTTCTGCAGCGGTTCAATATT CACTATGCATCTATAATGAAATACATTAGccagcctcctctcctgttgGACGTCCACATCCACAAACCTCTGCTTCCCGCTCGCACCTGGATGGACTCTCTGCTGGCCTTCTTCCCCGGACTGCAG GTGTTGAAGGGAGATATCCGTCCTGCCATCGAGACTCATGAGATGTTGTATCAAGttacaaagaaacacaacttCCTCCCAGAG GCCTTCACTACTGATTTCAGGGTACACTGGGCCCAACATCCCCTGAGGCCTGAGTTTGCAGAGAGCACCTATTTCCTTTACAAG GCCACAGGAGACCCTTATTACCTGGAGGCAGGTCGCACCATCCTGGACAACCTCAACCGCTTTGCTCGTGTCCCCTGCGGCTTCGCTGCAATGAAGGACGTACGCACCGGGAGCCACGAGGACAG aATGGACTCGTTCTTTCTCGCTGAGATGTTCAAATACCTGTTCCTGCTGTTCGCCGATGCCGAGGACTTACCGTTTGATGTGGAAGACTACGTCTTCACCACCGAGGCACACCTGCTGCCCCTGTCCCTTTCCACAGCCCCCCACTCTTCATCTATTCCCACAAATAGAACG tcagaggaggagctggacgACTCTAACTTCGACTGGACGTGTCCCAACACGCGCCTCCTGTTTCCTGACCCCGCCTTCCCTCGTAACCTGAGAGAACCAATCCGTAGTGCTGTGGACAAGAGCTGCCCCCGCCCTGCTCCTTACAG GGAGCCCGGTATGGGCCATCCTCCTCTCAGGGCTCAGGACTTCATGGCAAACAACCCTGAACAtctggagctgctgaggaggatGGGAGTCAGTCTCATCCACCTGAAAGACGGCAGGGTGCAGCTGGTTCAGCATGCTACACAG GCGGTCAGTGCGGTGGCAGCAGAGGACGGCGTGCGTTTCATGCAGGAGATGATGGAGCtgtccagccagcagcagaaagagcagCTGCCTCCCAGAGCCATTCAGATCGTCTCACATCCATTCTTTGGCAGGGTGGTGCTGACCGCCGGACCAGCACAGTTTGGCACAGACCTGTCCAAAAGTTCCACAGGG GTACGAGGCTTTGTGACTGTGGCCGAACCCTACAGTGGCTGCTCTGAGATCACCAATGCTGAGTATGTCCAGGGCCACATCGCTCTGCTTCAGAGGGGACAGTGCATGTTTGCAGAGAAGGCCAGACACATCCAGAAGGCTGGCGCCATTGGAGGCATAGTCATCG ACGACAACgagggcagcagcagcgacACGGCCCCTCTGTTTCAGATGGCGGGGGACGGCCGCAGCACTGACGACATCACCCTgcctgtcctcttcctcttccacaaGGAGGGCAACATCCTGTTGGAGGCGTTGAAGGAGTacagggaggtggaggtgctGCTGAGCGACAAAGCCAGAGACAGAG GTGTGGACGGgcaagaagcagaggaagactGCAAAACCGAGGCAACAACTCCCACCTCCTTTGAACCTGTTGGCCAATCGCAAATGAGCACGGTGGAGCTAGACGAATTGGCTCCCGAGGAGGTTACTCCAGTTACTCCATCACAGGAGGAAGCCAGTCCTGTAGAGGAAGGCACTAGTCCTGCAGAGGAAGTGAGGCCACTGGAAGAGGAAGCGTCTCCTGCAGATGTTGCACAGcccaaagaggagaaagactctgagaagagagaggagcccGAGGGCGACACAGACTCGAGCAGCCAGTCAGTGGATGAACTGCTGGCTGATTGGCGGGAAGACTTGGAGGCGTTCCAGCAGATGGAGAAGGATGAGCTCTGA